One uncultured Gellertiella sp. genomic window carries:
- a CDS encoding FAD-dependent oxidoreductase, which translates to MGRDSRYDILFEPVRIGPVTAPNRFYQVPHASGMTNALPRVRAGFREMKAEGGWGVISTGACSIDPTSDDAPLPFATLWDANDIKAHALMTEAVHRHGALAAVELWHGGASVMNRASRLPPISPSGIPWMATHVGFMGNMRPRIMDKADIRAVLKWQAEAARKARSAGFDIVYVYAGMGYLGYEFLLPEYNHRTDEYGGSIANRVRFVREMIEVTKDAVGKDCGVALRVSLEELRGRPGQNQPSEAHELIELLSDVPDLFDVKMDSSPTDCSASRFTGEGSHEPTVDFVRSLTRKPVVGVGRFTSPDTMVSQVRRGVLDFIGAARPSIADPFLPLKIRDGRVDEIRECIGCNICISSWHDGVPVRCTQNPTAGEEWRRGWHPEKVSVAKLREKVLVVGAGPAGLECALTLARAGHEVTVADAAKSFGGRLGFERGLPGLAAWGRVVDYRLGRLREMPGVSLFSDSRMDVDAILELAPDRVMLATGARWTTMLYSAMEIPVGHLDHPAVFTPDDIAAGRLPEGPTLVFDFDNYYYGGVLSEHLARQGNAVHYVTPAGHASAWTIMTNELPLVARALAGRQIPVTTLSLITGFDGQQATLRHIFTGETSTLACRSLLITGLRLPNSELADALAAREADWRAAGIKSVQVIGDALSPGAIVHAVHSGHLHARALGEQSPALPYRRDTPVVDQIDGFPLTLAAE; encoded by the coding sequence ATGGGACGGGACAGCCGCTATGACATACTGTTTGAGCCGGTCCGCATCGGGCCGGTCACCGCACCCAACCGTTTCTATCAGGTTCCCCATGCGAGCGGCATGACCAATGCGCTGCCAAGGGTGCGCGCGGGCTTTCGCGAAATGAAGGCGGAAGGCGGCTGGGGGGTGATCTCGACGGGGGCCTGCTCGATCGATCCCACCTCCGACGATGCGCCGCTGCCCTTTGCAACGCTCTGGGACGCCAATGACATCAAGGCCCATGCCCTGATGACCGAGGCGGTGCACCGGCACGGTGCGCTGGCGGCGGTCGAGCTGTGGCACGGTGGTGCCTCGGTGATGAACCGCGCCTCGCGCCTGCCGCCGATCTCGCCATCCGGCATTCCGTGGATGGCGACCCATGTGGGCTTCATGGGCAACATGCGTCCGCGCATCATGGACAAGGCGGATATCCGTGCCGTCCTCAAATGGCAGGCGGAGGCGGCCCGCAAGGCGCGCAGCGCCGGTTTCGACATCGTCTATGTCTATGCCGGCATGGGCTATCTCGGCTACGAATTCCTGTTGCCGGAATATAATCATCGCACCGACGAGTATGGCGGGTCGATTGCCAACCGGGTGCGCTTCGTGCGCGAGATGATCGAGGTGACGAAGGACGCGGTCGGCAAGGATTGCGGCGTCGCCCTCAGGGTCAGCCTTGAGGAACTGCGCGGCCGGCCCGGCCAGAACCAGCCGTCGGAAGCTCATGAACTGATCGAGCTGCTTTCCGATGTGCCCGACCTCTTCGACGTCAAGATGGATTCAAGCCCGACCGACTGTTCCGCCTCGCGCTTTACCGGCGAAGGCAGCCACGAGCCCACCGTGGATTTCGTCAGGAGCCTGACCCGGAAACCGGTGGTCGGCGTCGGGCGCTTCACCTCGCCCGATACGATGGTGTCGCAGGTCCGCCGGGGCGTGCTCGACTTCATCGGAGCGGCGCGGCCTTCGATTGCCGATCCGTTCCTGCCGTTGAAGATCCGTGACGGGCGGGTGGACGAAATCCGGGAATGCATCGGCTGCAATATCTGCATATCGAGCTGGCACGATGGCGTACCGGTCCGCTGCACCCAGAACCCGACCGCAGGCGAGGAATGGCGGCGCGGCTGGCACCCGGAAAAGGTCTCCGTCGCAAAGCTCCGCGAAAAGGTGCTGGTGGTTGGCGCCGGGCCTGCCGGACTGGAATGCGCCCTGACGCTTGCCCGTGCCGGACATGAGGTGACGGTGGCCGATGCGGCGAAGAGCTTCGGCGGGCGGCTGGGCTTCGAACGCGGCCTTCCCGGCCTTGCCGCCTGGGGCCGGGTCGTCGACTACCGGCTCGGTCGCCTGCGGGAAATGCCCGGGGTCTCGCTGTTCAGCGATAGCCGGATGGATGTCGACGCGATCCTGGAACTTGCCCCCGACCGGGTCATGCTGGCAACCGGCGCGCGCTGGACGACCATGCTCTATTCGGCAATGGAAATCCCGGTTGGCCATCTCGACCATCCCGCCGTCTTCACCCCCGACGACATCGCCGCCGGGCGGCTGCCGGAGGGGCCGACGCTGGTCTTCGATTTCGACAATTACTATTACGGCGGCGTTCTGTCCGAGCATCTCGCCCGGCAGGGCAATGCGGTCCACTATGTCACGCCGGCCGGCCATGCTTCGGCCTGGACGATCATGACCAACGAGCTGCCGCTGGTCGCCCGGGCGCTTGCCGGGCGTCAGATCCCGGTGACGACTCTGAGCCTCATCACCGGCTTCGACGGGCAACAGGCAACGCTGCGCCATATCTTTACCGGCGAGACCAGCACCCTGGCCTGCCGCTCGTTGCTGATCACCGGTCTCAGACTGCCGAATTCCGAACTTGCCGATGCGCTCGCCGCCCGGGAGGCGGACTGGCGCGCGGCGGGCATCAAATCCGTGCAGGTGATCGGAGACGCACTGTCGCCGGGGGCGATTGTCCATGCGGTCCATAGCGGCCATCTCCATGCCCGGGCGCTGGGCGAGCAGAGCCCCGCCCTGCCCTACCGGCGTGACACGCCGGTTGTCGACCAGATCGACGGCTTTCCCCTGACGCTGGCTGCGGAATAG
- a CDS encoding CocE/NonD family hydrolase — MTVRDPDTFPREIACLDPVFIPLADGTRLAATIWLPKDAGDAPVPAILELIPYRRRDGTVFRDMKMHPYIAGHGFACCRVDIRGSGDSEGLLSDEYTVQEQQDAVEIIAWLAAQDWCSGAVGMTGISWGGFNALQVASRRPPALKAVIALCCSDDRYADDVHYFGGALLTEDAMWSSFILALGALPPDPQIVGERWRAMWMERLEAASCWSSTWMKHQRRDAYWQQGSVCEDFSAIRIPVYAISGWDDTYTNAVPRLLAGLPGPARGLVGPWSHAYPFLGAPGPAIGYLQEAIRWWKHWLLGEDTGIMDEPAYQAWISDPHRPAPFYADHPGHFVGEPGWPSPHVEMRSLWLNESGLGDRPRPGSALPVSSPVTAGRDCGRYGGYGGEVPDMAVGQRREDGLGLAFDSTPLTEDLVLLGAPALSVTLSSDRPQAMLVARLTEVWPDGTSTLLTWGALNLAHRASHAKPTPLKPGEKVEIRLELNHLGRRIAAGNRVRLVLATQHWPILVPLPELPTLSVDTGTGTLSLPVRAPRATDTDIRFPPAETAPPVPSQELVPEFHNRETLVDGASGRQTVTLTSDFGTQHLTDRATITSARVVDRMEIVEGDPLSARVVTGWTLGYKAGDADAEAVSRVTLSCEARRFRLDWQLEVRDRGQLLFSKEGGEWIDRDHL; from the coding sequence ATGACAGTCCGAGATCCAGACACCTTCCCCCGCGAAATTGCCTGCCTTGATCCTGTCTTCATTCCGCTTGCCGACGGGACAAGGCTCGCAGCCACAATCTGGCTGCCAAAGGATGCGGGGGATGCGCCTGTCCCCGCCATTCTCGAGCTTATCCCCTACCGCCGTCGCGACGGGACGGTGTTTCGCGACATGAAGATGCATCCCTATATAGCCGGCCATGGATTTGCCTGCTGCCGGGTCGACATTCGCGGTTCCGGCGACAGCGAAGGCCTGCTTTCCGATGAATATACCGTGCAGGAACAGCAGGACGCCGTCGAGATCATCGCCTGGCTTGCCGCTCAAGACTGGTGCAGCGGCGCGGTCGGCATGACCGGCATTTCCTGGGGCGGGTTCAATGCTCTTCAGGTGGCAAGCCGAAGGCCGCCCGCCCTGAAGGCGGTCATCGCGCTCTGCTGCTCGGATGACCGCTATGCCGATGACGTGCATTATTTCGGCGGCGCGCTGCTGACGGAAGATGCGATGTGGTCCTCCTTCATCCTGGCGCTCGGGGCCCTGCCGCCCGATCCCCAGATCGTCGGCGAGCGCTGGCGGGCCATGTGGATGGAGCGGCTTGAGGCTGCCTCCTGCTGGTCTTCCACATGGATGAAACACCAGCGCCGCGATGCCTACTGGCAGCAGGGCTCGGTCTGCGAGGATTTTTCCGCGATCCGGATCCCGGTCTATGCGATTAGCGGCTGGGATGACACCTATACCAATGCCGTGCCCAGGCTGCTTGCCGGCCTTCCGGGTCCCGCCAGGGGACTGGTCGGACCATGGAGCCATGCCTATCCCTTTCTCGGCGCACCGGGCCCCGCCATCGGCTATCTGCAGGAGGCGATCCGCTGGTGGAAGCACTGGCTGCTCGGCGAAGACACCGGCATCATGGACGAACCCGCCTATCAGGCCTGGATCAGCGATCCGCACCGGCCCGCCCCCTTTTATGCCGATCATCCCGGTCACTTCGTCGGCGAACCCGGCTGGCCGTCGCCACATGTCGAGATGCGGAGCCTCTGGCTGAACGAAAGCGGCCTTGGCGACCGGCCGCGGCCCGGCAGCGCCCTGCCGGTCTCCTCGCCAGTGACGGCGGGGCGCGACTGCGGGCGTTATGGAGGCTATGGCGGCGAAGTGCCGGATATGGCCGTCGGCCAGCGCCGCGAAGACGGGCTCGGCCTCGCCTTCGACAGTACGCCGCTCACCGAAGACCTCGTCCTGCTCGGTGCGCCCGCTTTGTCGGTGACGCTGTCGAGCGACCGGCCACAGGCGATGCTGGTCGCGCGTCTCACCGAGGTCTGGCCGGACGGCACGTCAACGCTCCTCACCTGGGGCGCGCTCAACCTTGCCCATCGCGCCAGCCATGCCAAGCCGACACCGCTCAAGCCCGGTGAAAAGGTGGAAATCCGGCTCGAGCTGAACCATCTCGGGCGACGGATCGCGGCGGGCAACCGGGTGCGACTGGTGCTGGCCACCCAGCATTGGCCGATCCTCGTCCCATTGCCGGAACTGCCCACCCTGTCGGTGGACACCGGCACGGGAACGCTGTCACTGCCGGTACGCGCACCCCGCGCCACCGACACGGATATCCGGTTTCCGCCCGCCGAAACCGCGCCGCCGGTGCCTTCGCAGGAGCTGGTGCCGGAATTTCACAACCGCGAAACGCTCGTCGACGGCGCCAGCGGGCGGCAGACCGTGACGCTCACCAGCGATTTCGGCACCCAGCACCTGACCGACCGTGCCACCATTACCTCGGCCCGGGTCGTCGACCGGATGGAGATCGTCGAAGGCGATCCGCTCTCGGCCAGGGTCGTGACCGGCTGGACGCTTGGCTACAAGGCGGGAGACGCAGATGCGGAAGCCGTGTCGCGGGTGACCCTCAGCTGCGAGGCACGGCGATTCCGCCTCGACTGGCAACTTGAGGTGCGCGACCGTGGCCAGCTCCTGTTTTCGAAGGAGGGGGGCGAATGGATCGACCGCGATCACCTTTGA
- a CDS encoding ABC transporter permease, which produces MTFYLLRRTALAIVILFVVANLLFLMIHLIPGDPTVVALGPHSTPEMREAFRHLMGLDRPLIDQLGLYLGRLAVGNLGLDVWSGRPVLAMILDVLPFTVMLAVASFVWAVALGMLLGCLAVVQHGKWGDWLIGLVSIAFVAVPSFVVALYSLLVFAVSLNWLPAIGAGEPGDLFSQARALILPSFAIGLGWVGYVSRLVRAAMIEAMGEDHIRTLRAYGVPPSAILYRYALKQALLAVISVLAIGFGGLLSGSVFAEIVFSRPGLGKLTYDAVISRNFPVVMGTVLVTSALYLLCMILADLVSAWLDPRIRSAL; this is translated from the coding sequence ATGACCTTCTACCTGCTGCGCCGCACGGCACTGGCCATCGTCATCCTGTTCGTCGTCGCCAATCTGCTGTTCCTGATGATCCATCTGATCCCCGGCGATCCGACCGTGGTGGCACTCGGACCCCATTCGACGCCGGAGATGCGCGAGGCTTTCCGCCATCTGATGGGGCTCGACCGGCCGCTGATCGACCAGCTCGGACTCTATCTCGGACGGCTTGCGGTCGGCAATCTCGGTCTCGATGTCTGGAGCGGCCGCCCGGTGCTGGCGATGATCCTCGATGTCCTGCCCTTTACCGTGATGCTGGCGGTGGCAAGCTTTGTCTGGGCGGTGGCGCTTGGCATGCTGCTCGGCTGCCTTGCCGTCGTGCAGCACGGCAAGTGGGGCGACTGGCTGATCGGGCTGGTCTCGATTGCCTTCGTTGCCGTGCCCTCCTTCGTGGTGGCGCTCTATTCGCTGCTGGTCTTTGCCGTCAGCCTCAACTGGCTGCCCGCCATCGGTGCGGGCGAACCGGGCGACCTCTTCAGCCAGGCCCGCGCCCTGATCCTGCCCTCCTTTGCCATCGGGCTTGGCTGGGTCGGCTATGTCTCGCGGCTGGTACGCGCCGCGATGATCGAGGCGATGGGCGAGGACCATATCCGCACGCTTCGCGCCTATGGCGTGCCGCCTTCGGCCATCCTCTATCGCTACGCCCTGAAACAGGCGCTGCTGGCGGTGATATCGGTGCTCGCCATCGGCTTTGGCGGGCTGCTTTCCGGTTCGGTCTTTGCCGAAATCGTCTTCTCCCGTCCGGGGCTCGGCAAGCTCACTTATGATGCGGTGATCTCGCGCAACTTTCCCGTCGTCATGGGCACGGTGCTGGTCACCTCGGCCCTCTATCTCCTCTGCATGATCCTTGCCGATCTGGTTTCCGCCTGGCTCGATCCCCGCATCAGGAGTGCCCTGTAG
- a CDS encoding ABC transporter permease, translating into MAMTTMAADRQDEPGRLAKAGRVAALVVLSPLGGIGTLLVLLILGVTTFAPLLAPYNPLALNVRERLADPSLAHLLGTDQLGRDLFSRVLVGTRTAMTVAGSALTLSLAAAMPLGLIAGYGPRWLDSLMILVFDSFSSLPMIMLGLAVVVLLGPGISTVILVIVLYSVPSYARLVRSQTLGLKARDFIRAEQAMDAGTVRILFLHLLPNVAGPLLILACLDISTVITLEAGLSFLGLCVRPQIPSWGNILSDGFAVIRNTPVPVIAGGVPLILATIGFTFFGEALRDALDPKLRRERQP; encoded by the coding sequence ATGGCGATGACCACAATGGCCGCAGACAGGCAGGACGAACCGGGACGGCTCGCAAAGGCGGGGCGGGTCGCGGCCCTGGTGGTGCTCTCGCCGCTTGGCGGCATCGGCACGCTGCTGGTGCTGCTGATCCTGGGGGTCACCACCTTCGCGCCGCTGCTTGCGCCCTATAATCCACTGGCGCTGAATGTCAGGGAGAGGCTGGCGGACCCGTCGCTTGCCCATCTGCTCGGCACCGACCAGCTTGGTCGCGACCTCTTCTCGAGGGTGCTGGTCGGCACCCGCACCGCCATGACGGTGGCCGGGTCGGCGCTGACCCTGTCGCTCGCCGCCGCCATGCCGCTCGGTTTGATCGCCGGCTATGGACCACGCTGGCTCGACAGCCTGATGATCCTCGTCTTCGACAGTTTCAGTTCGCTGCCGATGATCATGCTCGGCCTTGCCGTCGTGGTGCTGCTCGGACCCGGCATTTCCACCGTCATTCTGGTGATCGTGCTCTATTCGGTGCCAAGCTATGCGCGGCTGGTGCGCAGCCAGACACTGGGCCTGAAGGCACGGGATTTCATCCGCGCCGAACAGGCGATGGATGCCGGCACCGTCCGCATCCTGTTCCTGCATCTGCTGCCCAACGTGGCGGGGCCGCTGCTGATCCTCGCCTGTCTCGACATATCGACAGTCATCACGCTGGAAGCGGGCCTGTCCTTCCTCGGCCTCTGCGTCCGGCCGCAGATCCCGAGCTGGGGCAATATCCTTTCCGACGGTTTCGCCGTGATCCGCAATACCCCGGTGCCGGTGATTGCCGGTGGCGTGCCGCTGATCCTTGCCACCATCGGCTTTACCTTTTTCGGCGAGGCGCTGCGCGATGCGCTCGACCCGAAGTTGCGGCGGGAGCGCCAGCCATGA
- a CDS encoding ABC transporter ATP-binding protein, producing MSSPPDRPHETDTPAVLDISGLSVRYGGIIPAVDAVDLQIRPGEVMGVIGESGSGKSTLAHAIPGLLPKGTVVTGERFRLTGTDVLTAGPGALTELRGPVAAMIFQNPMTAFSPIHTLGQQLLDLLWRDRTASKAEKRARIIAMLEQTGIPDPAAKLSAYPFQFSGGMLQRVAIAAALLMQPALLIADEPTTALDVTMEAQILHLMREMKGKFGVSILMISHHLGVIAEICDRVAVMYAGRIVEEGPVGAIFSAPRHPYTQALLACEPALIAPGTGHLPVIAGDVPRPGGTGCGFASRCGKADELCRTRLPDWSAGAVPQHRSRCHRSAA from the coding sequence ATGAGCAGCCCCCCCGACCGGCCCCATGAAACCGACACGCCCGCCGTCCTCGACATTTCAGGTCTTTCGGTGCGCTACGGCGGCATCATTCCGGCCGTCGACGCGGTCGATCTCCAGATCCGCCCCGGCGAAGTGATGGGAGTGATCGGCGAAAGCGGCTCCGGCAAATCCACGCTCGCCCATGCTATCCCCGGCCTGCTGCCAAAGGGAACGGTGGTGACCGGCGAGCGCTTCCGGCTTACCGGCACGGACGTGCTGACGGCTGGCCCCGGTGCGCTGACCGAGCTGCGCGGTCCCGTGGCGGCGATGATCTTCCAGAACCCGATGACCGCCTTCAGCCCGATCCACACGCTCGGACAGCAATTGCTGGACCTTCTCTGGCGGGATCGCACCGCCAGCAAGGCGGAAAAGCGGGCGCGGATCATCGCCATGCTCGAACAGACCGGCATTCCCGATCCGGCGGCCAAGCTTTCCGCCTATCCCTTCCAGTTTTCAGGCGGCATGCTGCAAAGGGTGGCAATCGCTGCCGCCCTGCTGATGCAGCCCGCGCTGTTGATCGCCGACGAACCCACCACCGCGCTTGATGTGACGATGGAGGCGCAGATCCTGCATCTGATGCGGGAGATGAAAGGCAAATTCGGCGTCTCGATCCTGATGATCTCCCACCATCTCGGCGTGATTGCCGAAATCTGCGACCGGGTGGCGGTGATGTATGCCGGACGGATCGTCGAGGAAGGCCCTGTTGGCGCGATCTTCAGCGCACCACGCCACCCCTATACGCAGGCGCTGCTGGCCTGCGAGCCGGCGCTGATTGCCCCGGGCACCGGGCATCTGCCGGTGATAGCCGGGGATGTCCCCCGCCCCGGGGGCACCGGCTGCGGCTTTGCCAGCCGCTGCGGCAAGGCCGACGAGCTCTGCCGCACGCGCCTGCCGGACTGGTCGGCGGGAGCAGTGCCGCAGCATCGCAGCCGCTGCCACAGGAGTGCGGCATGA
- a CDS encoding ABC transporter ATP-binding protein — MSDTPLIETSNLTVSLPARRSFPSFRRTPRIDILCGVSLAIRPGEIVCMVGESGSGKTTFGRALLGLVTPSSGSITFEGTPLPGFQNRNFRTIRQKSALLFQDPVSSFDPRQRIGSIIAEPRRILGEGSTGPEDIAALARSAGLGRHFLSRFPHALSGGQARRAAVARALSGLPKLIVADEPTAGLDVSVQGGVLNLFKDIRAEHNTAFLMITHNLSVARHVADRIVILYLGRVVESGLPRDIFAAPRHPYSAALISSEPVPDPGHRRSEPPVLGEVPSLLRRPAGCEFHTRCRHVRDRCRVEAPEMTSLSPTHRVACHFPLAAPPTDHDTDREAMPT, encoded by the coding sequence ATGAGCGACACGCCCCTGATCGAGACAAGCAACCTCACCGTCAGCCTGCCCGCACGGCGCAGCTTCCCGTCCTTCCGCCGCACCCCGCGCATCGACATCCTCTGCGGCGTGTCGCTGGCCATCCGTCCCGGCGAGATCGTCTGCATGGTTGGCGAAAGCGGTTCGGGCAAGACCACCTTCGGCCGGGCACTGCTTGGCCTTGTCACGCCCTCCTCCGGCTCCATCACCTTCGAAGGCACGCCCCTGCCCGGCTTTCAAAACCGGAATTTCCGCACCATCCGGCAGAAATCGGCACTGCTGTTTCAGGATCCCGTCTCCTCTTTCGATCCCCGCCAGCGGATCGGCTCGATCATCGCCGAGCCGCGCCGCATCCTGGGCGAGGGCAGCACCGGGCCGGAGGACATCGCAGCCCTTGCCCGGTCGGCGGGGCTTGGCCGACATTTTCTCTCCCGCTTTCCGCATGCGCTTTCGGGCGGCCAGGCGCGGCGGGCAGCCGTGGCCCGTGCCCTCTCGGGCCTGCCGAAACTGATCGTCGCCGACGAGCCGACGGCGGGCCTCGACGTTTCCGTCCAGGGCGGGGTGCTGAACCTGTTCAAGGATATCAGAGCTGAACATAACACTGCATTCCTGATGATTACCCACAATCTCTCGGTCGCCCGGCATGTCGCCGACCGGATCGTCATTCTCTATCTCGGACGGGTGGTCGAAAGCGGCTTGCCGCGGGACATCTTCGCCGCCCCCCGCCACCCCTACAGTGCGGCGCTGATCAGCTCAGAGCCGGTGCCGGACCCCGGCCATCGCCGCAGCGAACCGCCGGTTCTGGGCGAGGTGCCGAGCCTGCTGCGCCGGCCTGCCGGTTGCGAATTCCACACCCGCTGCCGCCATGTGCGCGACCGTTGCCGGGTGGAAGCTCCTGAAATGACAAGCCTGTCGCCCACTCACCGGGTCGCCTGCCACTTTCCGCTGGCGGCACCACCAACCGACCATGACACCGATAGAGAAGCAATGCCGACCTGA
- a CDS encoding ABC transporter substrate-binding protein, with protein sequence MLDRRQFILAAAAGLTTLAMRPGLSYAVDGDTLVVRGASDIQVLDPAFQTGLLEEEIGRCLFVSLNRLNDVREGVSWKPYAARKLEQKSPTEIAFELEDWLVWSGGFGPVTAEDVKFSFERVANPANASAWAYAFEALDKVEVTGERTGILHLKNPSSPIWVTTLPYYMGHIVCKKAVEAAGGKFTTEVAAAAGPYLIDKWVPKQSLSLKPNPDWKGTPPTFPKIRFEVVTDDDSAALAYESRAVDYAKISLNTLATYRTRLPEKSTLIEMDGNRFAWLAINLGNPKFKDEKLRRAIQYAVDVSQIMQGSYSGLAKPATGVVPPALVGHRDQILYPADPAKAQSLLDEAGISGVTIELAALNDKTSQLTCQIVQALLGAVGITVDIKTYDEGVYWTLGDKTAGDGWKSLEMVLMNFAGGVDPSENLTWFRPSQIGVYNWSQFDSAEFETLYQQGIAETDQAKRGEIYKKMQDLMEESGGFVFLTHETFAAVVREGLKPCILADGYLDITRFTKA encoded by the coding sequence ATGCTTGACAGACGACAGTTCATCCTCGCCGCCGCAGCCGGCCTGACGACGCTCGCGATGCGGCCTGGCCTTTCCTATGCGGTCGATGGCGATACGCTCGTGGTGCGCGGCGCCTCCGATATCCAGGTGCTGGACCCGGCCTTCCAGACTGGCCTGCTGGAGGAGGAAATCGGGCGCTGCCTGTTTGTCTCGCTGAACCGGCTGAACGATGTGCGCGAAGGCGTGTCCTGGAAACCCTATGCCGCCCGCAAGCTGGAACAGAAGTCCCCGACCGAAATTGCCTTTGAACTGGAGGACTGGCTGGTCTGGAGCGGTGGCTTTGGCCCGGTAACGGCAGAAGATGTGAAATTTTCCTTCGAGCGGGTCGCCAATCCCGCCAATGCCTCGGCCTGGGCCTATGCGTTCGAAGCCCTCGACAAGGTGGAAGTCACCGGCGAGCGCACCGGCATCCTCCACCTGAAAAACCCGTCATCGCCAATCTGGGTGACGACCCTGCCCTATTACATGGGCCATATCGTCTGCAAGAAGGCCGTGGAGGCCGCAGGCGGCAAGTTTACCACCGAGGTCGCCGCTGCCGCGGGCCCGTACCTGATCGACAAATGGGTGCCGAAACAAAGCCTGTCGCTGAAACCCAATCCCGACTGGAAGGGCACGCCACCGACATTTCCAAAGATCCGGTTTGAGGTGGTTACCGACGACGATTCCGCCGCGCTCGCCTACGAATCCAGAGCCGTCGACTATGCCAAGATCAGCCTGAACACGCTTGCCACCTACAGGACCAGGCTGCCGGAAAAGAGCACCCTGATCGAAATGGATGGCAACCGGTTTGCCTGGCTGGCGATCAATCTCGGCAATCCGAAATTCAAGGACGAGAAGCTGCGCCGGGCGATCCAGTATGCGGTTGACGTCTCGCAGATCATGCAGGGCTCCTATTCCGGCCTGGCAAAACCGGCAACAGGCGTGGTGCCGCCCGCACTTGTCGGGCATCGCGACCAGATCCTCTATCCGGCAGATCCGGCAAAGGCCCAGTCCCTGCTCGACGAGGCCGGTATCTCCGGTGTCACCATCGAACTTGCCGCACTCAACGACAAGACCAGCCAGCTGACCTGCCAGATCGTCCAGGCGCTGCTCGGTGCCGTCGGCATTACCGTCGACATCAAGACCTATGACGAAGGCGTCTACTGGACACTCGGCGACAAGACGGCAGGTGACGGCTGGAAGTCGCTGGAAATGGTGCTGATGAATTTTGCCGGTGGCGTCGACCCGTCCGAAAATCTGACCTGGTTCCGCCCGTCGCAGATCGGCGTCTACAACTGGTCGCAATTCGACAGCGCCGAATTCGAAACCCTCTATCAGCAGGGCATTGCCGAAACCGATCAGGCCAAGCGTGGCGAGATCTACAAGAAGATGCAGGACCTGATGGAGGAATCCGGCGGCTTCGTCTTCCTCACCCATGAAACCTTTGCCGCCGTGGTGCGCGAAGGGCTGAAGCCCTGCATTCTGGCCGATGGCTACCTCGACATCACCCGCTTTACAAAGGCTTGA